In Oryzias melastigma strain HK-1 linkage group LG10, ASM292280v2, whole genome shotgun sequence, a single window of DNA contains:
- the arl3l1 gene encoding ADP ribosylation factor like GTPase 3, like 1 isoform X1: MLLYLLLGQLLFGAVLSQDVQQKCTKCNNTEENPKKTDSGCQDFELCINSTELNVQEGNTVTFKCYHNLTNTTMRFTWLIGDKKYQDQEKTQNESLIELVLTKVLTDKKGDYSCRVNYESCTCQSAALTLNVNGNSVIILVICGVSALALVIIMGVTMKIKLKRDNAQHRERMKQRVQAEQNAGQTPSPQRGY, from the exons ATGCTGCTTTACCTCCTGCTTGGTCAGCTTCTctttg GTGCGGTTTTGTCACAAGATGTCCAACAAAAATGTACGAAATGTAACAATACAGAAG aaaatcCTAAGAAGACGGATTCTGGTTGTCAAG ACTTCGAGCTTTGTATCAACAGCACTGAATTGAATGTGCAGGAGGGAAATACGGTCACATTCAAATGCTACCATAACTTAACTAACACAACTATGAGATTCACGTGGCTTATTGGagacaaaaaatatcaagaccaagaaaaaacccaaaacgaAAGCCTAATCGAGCTAGTTTTGACGAAGGTTCTTACTGATAAGAAAGGTGACTACAGCTGCAGAGTGAACTACGAGTCTTGTACTTGCCAGTCTGCTGCTCTAACTCTCAATGTAAACG GCAACTCCGTGATCATCTTAGTCATCTGTGGCGTTTCAGCTTTGGCCTTAGTCATCATCATGGGGGTGACTATGAAGATCAAGCTGAAGAGAGATAATg CTCAACACAGAGAGAGGATGAAGCAGAGGGTCCAGGCTGAGCAGAATGCAGGCCAAACACCCTCCCCTCAAAGAGGATACTGA